The sequence below is a genomic window from Flagellimonas marinaquae.
CCCTGATCGGCCTTTCATTTACTTGGAGGTTAAAGCTGGCTATTGACCGGTACGAATTGTTCAGTAGATAAAGGTCCAAGTCCCCGTCTTGGTCATAATCAAAAAATGCGGCATGGGTGGAGTATCCTTTGTCCGCCAACCCCAGTTCTTCCGCCCGTTCCGAAAATGTTCCGTCTTGGTTGTTTATGAAGAACTCGTTTTGTTTGTTGTCCCCTTGTACATCTCCCGAATTGCACACATATATGTCCAACCAACCATCGGCATTTATATCCACCATGGAAACCCCTGTGGACCATGCTTTTTCACCACCAACTTGGGCCGCCTCGGTTATATCCTCAAACTCGAAATTCCCTTTGTTCAAATAAAGTTTATTGGAAACTAGGTTTCCCGTAAAATAAATATCGAGGAGGCCGTCATTATTTATATCACCCAGACCAACCCCGCCACCGTTATAGTAATTCCTATATTTATATATATTGAACTCTTTGGTGTATGTTATTGTATTTTGAAAATCAATCTTGGTATGATTGCTTTCCATTAATTCAAACAGCGTTTGATTGACATTACCATCGGTGTTTTTACAGCTATTCACCAGTAATGTCAACATTATAAAAAGAAAAAGTTCTGTTGTCTTCATTTTTCTGTTTGTTTGAAAAATTTCAACGTATTGTTGTTACGTGCAATGATCAAATACTTTTTGCCCGATATATCAATGGCCTCCATATCCCTTATTTCCCCCTTAACAAAGAAACCCGTTTGTGATGTTGGACTTATTGACATGGACCTATCATTATTAACTTCAATTACATTTCCATACGAGCTAGCGTAAATGCCAAACTGGGGTTTGACCCTAAATTGATTTCCTCCCGTAATTATTTCCTTCTTTCCATCATTGTCTATATCGTGAAAAAAGATACTGTATATAGGAGATAATTGGGCTTCCACAGGAAGGTCAATCATATCAAAACCATTCCCTTTTTGGTTAAACAACACTTTTGAAGCTGTAGTATTGACTTTTAATCTTAAAGCCTTAGTAAGTTGTTCTTCGGTAAAAATATCTGCAACCGTTTTCTCCTTGTAGCTATTGTATTTCAAATATCTTTTTAGCAAATATGGCATCTGTGCTGTGAGTTCCGGTTTGGTTGCTATAGGATACTCTTCATTGTTTTTAAAGACTGATACAATATGATCTATTTTCCCATTGGCATCAAAATCATTTATCCGCAGGGAGACCGGTTCTTTGGGTGATGCCCTGAACTGCGAGTTCAGGCCCAGGTTTCCCACCACTAGGTCCGGATACCCATCCTGGTCCAAGTCTTCCGTCTCAAGGGTGTTCCAAAACCCATGCGCGGTTTCCAAACCCAGCTCTTGGGTCACGTTCTTTAGGCTTCCCCCGTCGTTCTCAAAACATGTAACGGGCATCCACTCGCCACAGAGGAACAGATCCAAGTCACCATCCCTGTCATAATCCGACCAAAGGGCATCGGTGACCATCCCCAGTTGGTGCAGTCCGGTTGTCCGGTCGGTAGCTACCTGTTCAAAATTACCCTTGCCATCATTTTCCAGTATATAACTATCAGCAGGTAGACCGTAGGTAGAGGGCACCACCCTTCCACCGACAAAAATATCCGCATCCCCATCATTATCGTAATCACCTACCGCTAAACAAGAAGTACTACCCAATATTTTTGGCAGTGCCGATGATTTTTTAAAGTTCCCCTTACCATCATTGAGATAAGCCCTGTCCGCCAAGGCAAAAGATGCACTTGAAAATTCATAACCTCCACTTGCTACAATAAGATCTAGGTCACCATCATTGTCAAAATCCAGAAAAGTTGCATCCGTGTCTTCGGATTGTTTGTCGGCAATGAACACATCAGTTTGAAGCTCTTTAAAATCACCTTCAGTGGTACCTAAGAATAATTTTCCTTCAAATCCTTTGGCCCCACCGACATAAAAATCCTGATTTCCATCTTTATTGACATCTCCAATTGCAAGTTTGGGGCCTTCGTTGGATATCATTTGGTAGATCAAGTTGTCATTGTTGAAGTCAGAATAATTATTTTCCCTGTGGGTATGGGCGAGCTTCATTTGGGGTGTAACATCAATCAAATTGGTGTCGAATGTTTCTCGGGGCACCGGCTGTATTGAATTTACTTTATACGCATCTGTTTTCAAAAAGGAGATTGTGGTGTCAACCTTAATATTGCTCATCATTTGTTTTTCCCCATCGGGCCATAACAATTCCAATGAATCTACTTTAACATTTTTGCCAAGCCCAAAATGTAACCTGTTATCTACAGTGGACATCGAACCCCTCTGAGGGTACAGCTCTTGGAAAAATTGCCTCCCCCCTGACCATAAAGTAACCTGAGACCCAACAGCAAAGGGATTTCTAGCGTCCATTCTTAAATCGATTTGCAAAAAATGATTTTGCTTATCATTACTATTATTTCTATAGATAAAAGGGGGCATATTGATGTTGCTTACCACTAGGTCAAGATCTCCGTCGTTGTCCAAGTCTCCATAGGCAGAACCGTTGGAGAACCCTGATTGACCGACCCCCCAACCTTGGGCCACGTCCTGATAACCATATCCATCCTGTTTTCTATACATACCATTTGGAATGGGCACCGAAGGCATTAAATCAACAAGTTCGGTAATTACGTCCCCTTTTTCGCGAAAGGTTTTTTTTATATGTTCACTATTGGAGTAGAAATTAACATAATCCCC
It includes:
- a CDS encoding VCBS repeat-containing protein — encoded protein: MDNKALGVDFENNLIHDNESNVYLYKGFYNGAGVGLGDLNGDGLLDIFFSGNQVNNKFYLNRGDFKFEEVTHISGLISADVWSTGVSIIDVNGDGKLDIYVCKAGKPEGENRHNELFINKGNNREGIPLFVESAAEYGIDDIGLSVHAAFFDMDKDGDLDMYLLNNSIYPSEIILDSGNELRRKRDRSGSNKLYRNDGTGFTDVSEQAGIYGSVIGYGLGVSIGDVNRDAWPDIYIANDFFERDYLYINNGDGTFDEQLVQAIPEISQGAMGVDISDMNHDGFPDIYVTEMLPKDEGRLKTKVVFDSWDTYRLKVGNGYHRQFPRNTFQINNLSTSAAMDQITFSEVSRAAGVDATDWSWGVLLADFDNSGNKEIFVTNGIYKDLTDGDYVNFYSNSEHIKKTFREKGDVITELVDLMPSVPIPNGMYRKQDGYGYQDVAQGWGVGQSGFSNGSAYGDLDNDGDLDLVVSNINMPPFIYRNNSNDKQNHFLQIDLRMDARNPFAVGSQVTLWSGGRQFFQELYPQRGSMSTVDNRLHFGLGKNVKVDSLELLWPDGEKQMMSNIKVDTTISFLKTDAYKVNSIQPVPRETFDTNLIDVTPQMKLAHTHRENNYSDFNNDNLIYQMISNEGPKLAIGDVNKDGNQDFYVGGAKGFEGKLFLGTTEGDFKELQTDVFIADKQSEDTDATFLDFDNDGDLDLIVASGGYEFSSASFALADRAYLNDGKGNFKKSSALPKILGSTSCLAVGDYDNDGDADIFVGGRVVPSTYGLPADSYILENDGKGNFEQVATDRTTGLHQLGMVTDALWSDYDRDGDLDLFLCGEWMPVTCFENDGGSLKNVTQELGLETAHGFWNTLETEDLDQDGYPDLVVGNLGLNSQFRASPKEPVSLRINDFDANGKIDHIVSVFKNNEEYPIATKPELTAQMPYLLKRYLKYNSYKEKTVADIFTEEQLTKALRLKVNTTASKVLFNQKGNGFDMIDLPVEAQLSPIYSIFFHDIDNDGKKEIITGGNQFRVKPQFGIYASSYGNVIEVNNDRSMSISPTSQTGFFVKGEIRDMEAIDISGKKYLIIARNNNTLKFFKQTEK